The Nonlabens spongiae genome contains a region encoding:
- a CDS encoding acyl carrier protein, translating into MIQEKLYNIVKVYLPQDVAPDAIEPTSHLMNDLNINSAHLVDIALDVEDEFDIMLNEEDMENMQTVNDAITIIQAKTNNPK; encoded by the coding sequence ATGATACAAGAGAAGCTATATAACATCGTGAAGGTGTACCTGCCGCAAGATGTTGCTCCAGACGCTATAGAGCCTACCAGTCACCTCATGAATGATCTCAATATCAATAGTGCCCACCTAGTTGATATCGCGCTGGATGTGGAAGATGAATTTGATATCATGCTAAACGAGGAGGACATGGAAAATATGCAAACCGTTAACGATGCGATCACAATTATCCAAGCCAAAACCAATAATCCCAAATAA
- a CDS encoding SRPBCC family protein, with product MSKRIKVILVVIGIPLLYALITRILFGLETGAWGELLSVMTVSFLFILPGIVGALTVYLSSVDKASSMLYRVFMPWVPIILFVIVTLMLQIEGWACWIMILPVFFIIGSLGGLVGGYLKCYKRNDRLNISILVLIPFIIAPLENMIETIPGTYKAYTYIDINAPAEKIWDNVTRVEAIELEQDTGHLTRFLGFPRPVKAELNYEGVGAYREAIFTKGLVFHETVTEYVDNEKMVFTIKAYPHEIPSTTLDEHVVIGGDYFDVLNGTYELEKLADGKHRLHLYSHFKMNTTFNFYAGWWGKWIMKDIQNNILKIEKERSETE from the coding sequence ATGAGTAAAAGAATCAAAGTCATTCTTGTTGTTATAGGAATACCGCTTTTATATGCATTAATCACACGAATATTATTTGGTCTAGAAACTGGGGCTTGGGGTGAACTTCTATCCGTAATGACGGTTAGTTTCTTGTTTATACTTCCTGGAATAGTCGGTGCGTTAACGGTGTATCTATCTTCCGTAGATAAAGCTAGCAGTATGCTCTATCGTGTTTTCATGCCTTGGGTACCTATAATCTTGTTTGTAATAGTCACTTTAATGCTACAAATTGAAGGCTGGGCTTGTTGGATAATGATTTTGCCAGTATTCTTCATAATTGGATCGCTTGGAGGTCTAGTCGGCGGGTATTTGAAATGCTATAAAAGAAATGACAGGCTCAATATTTCAATTTTGGTTTTGATCCCATTTATTATAGCTCCCTTGGAAAATATGATTGAAACCATTCCAGGTACCTATAAAGCTTATACCTATATCGACATAAATGCCCCAGCTGAAAAGATCTGGGATAATGTAACTAGGGTAGAGGCTATTGAACTAGAACAGGACACTGGACACCTAACCCGATTTTTAGGATTTCCACGACCCGTAAAAGCTGAATTAAACTATGAAGGAGTAGGAGCTTATCGGGAAGCCATATTTACAAAAGGACTTGTGTTTCATGAAACCGTAACGGAATATGTAGATAATGAGAAAATGGTATTCACAATCAAGGCTTATCCCCATGAGATTCCTTCAACTACACTCGACGAGCATGTAGTGATAGGAGGCGATTATTTTGATGTTTTAAACGGGACTTACGAGTTGGAAAAACTAGCTGATGGAAAACATAGACTGCACCTTTACAGCCATTTTAAAATGAATACCACCTTTAATTTTTATGCTGGATGGTGGGGCAAATGGATCATGAAAGACATTCAGAACAACATTCTGAAAATAGAAAAAGAACGCTCAGAAACTGAATAA
- a CDS encoding nitroreductase family protein: MNSDKTNLLKETPTDHEILDLIKNRWSPRTFADTPISAADLNTLFEAGRWAPSSNNFQPWHIVWGVKGSETYDRIFNHLAEFNQNWAKNAPVLLLGIVDTKTPKGDDNYHAPHDLGQFMANVAIQAQSMGIALHQMAGVDYKAALKEFEFPETYHVATAIAIGHYGGDLEDVPEDLREAETGPRSRKKIEEFTYNGNYIKHADID; the protein is encoded by the coding sequence ATGAATAGTGATAAAACAAACCTCCTTAAAGAAACTCCTACAGACCACGAGATCTTAGATTTAATCAAAAATCGCTGGAGCCCTAGAACTTTTGCCGACACGCCTATTTCAGCGGCAGATTTGAACACTCTATTTGAAGCGGGCCGCTGGGCTCCCAGTTCCAATAATTTCCAGCCATGGCACATTGTGTGGGGTGTAAAGGGAAGTGAGACTTATGACCGCATATTTAACCACCTTGCAGAATTCAATCAAAACTGGGCAAAAAATGCTCCAGTTCTTTTACTGGGAATAGTCGATACAAAAACTCCTAAAGGCGATGATAATTATCATGCACCACATGATCTAGGACAATTTATGGCAAATGTGGCGATTCAAGCGCAAAGCATGGGAATTGCATTGCACCAAATGGCAGGAGTAGATTACAAAGCCGCTTTGAAGGAGTTTGAATTTCCTGAAACTTATCACGTTGCAACGGCCATTGCCATAGGTCATTATGGAGGAGATCTAGAAGATGTTCCAGAAGACCTTAGAGAAGCAGAGACCGGTCCTCGATCCCGTAAGAAAATTGAAGAGTTTACCTACAATGGAAACTATATAAAGCACGCCGATA
- a CDS encoding hypervirulence associated TUDOR domain-containing protein — MIKEGTRVKWEWGNGTAEGKVQSTFTKEVTRTIDGNEVTRKGEEGNKALYIKQDDGDHVLKLENEVERAD, encoded by the coding sequence ATGATCAAAGAAGGAACACGCGTAAAATGGGAATGGGGAAACGGAACTGCCGAAGGAAAAGTACAGAGCACGTTTACTAAAGAAGTAACCCGCACGATCGACGGCAATGAAGTAACTCGTAAAGGTGAAGAAGGTAATAAAGCCTTATATATCAAACAAGATGATGGTGATCATGTCTTGAAACTTGAGAACGAGGTAGAGCGTGCAGACTAA
- a CDS encoding class I SAM-dependent methyltransferase, with product MKRRKFQGVLNILSFNRHFYVIGVASLTLLISLVLYFELSTYYTVILVLGFTYGLLVPLIVSAYIYDYSGFYEFRWLDQFDFKDSKNNTIININAGFDETSFIIKDKLPQSNLKVYDFYNPDRHTEPAIVRARKVSNIYPYTQRISSHSLPLKAHTVDYIFLISAIHEIRNNDERITFLKECGRVLKNEGRIIMVEHLRDLPNFLAFTVGFTHFFSSVKWRKSFKTAGFRNINEIKFTPFMSIFEVY from the coding sequence ATGAAAAGAAGAAAATTTCAAGGAGTCTTGAATATCTTGAGCTTTAATCGGCATTTTTATGTGATTGGAGTAGCTTCCTTAACACTTCTGATTTCCCTTGTTTTATATTTTGAGTTGAGCACCTATTATACGGTAATTCTGGTTTTAGGTTTTACTTATGGATTATTAGTGCCCTTAATTGTATCAGCTTACATTTATGATTATTCTGGGTTTTATGAGTTTAGATGGCTGGATCAGTTTGATTTTAAGGATTCTAAAAATAACACTATCATAAACATTAATGCAGGTTTTGATGAAACAAGTTTTATAATAAAAGACAAGCTTCCTCAATCAAACTTAAAGGTCTATGATTTTTACAATCCTGATCGTCATACGGAGCCAGCGATCGTAAGGGCTAGAAAGGTCAGCAATATCTATCCCTATACTCAACGGATATCGAGTCATAGTCTTCCGCTTAAAGCTCATACGGTTGATTATATATTTCTTATTTCTGCAATTCATGAAATTAGAAATAACGATGAACGAATCACTTTTTTAAAAGAATGTGGACGTGTACTTAAGAATGAGGGTAGAATTATCATGGTCGAACACTTGAGAGACTTGCCTAATTTTCTAGCATTCACCGTGGGATTCACTCATTTCTTTTCCAGTGTTAAATGGCGCAAGTCTTTTAAAACAGCAGGTTTCCGAAATATAAATGAGATAAAATTCACACCTTTCATGTCCATTTTTGAGGTTTATTGA
- a CDS encoding L-threonylcarbamoyladenylate synthase, with translation MAELVRIYPDNPDFRLLRKITKDMRDGALVIYPTDTVYGLGCDINNKSALEKVAQLRGVKLEKANFSFICEDLSNLSDYVSQIDSRTFKILKRNLPGPYTFILPGNNNLPTVFKKKKTVGIRVPDNSIATGLVHALGNPIISTSIRDEDEVIEYTTDPSLILEKWEKQVDYVIDGGYGGNIASTIIDLTGDEPILVREGLGSVDL, from the coding sequence ATGGCAGAATTAGTTAGAATTTATCCAGACAATCCCGATTTTAGATTGTTGCGTAAAATCACAAAGGATATGCGTGACGGTGCGCTGGTGATTTACCCAACTGATACGGTCTATGGTTTAGGCTGTGATATTAATAATAAATCAGCATTAGAAAAGGTAGCTCAGTTACGCGGAGTGAAACTTGAAAAAGCAAATTTCTCATTTATCTGTGAGGATTTGAGTAATTTGAGTGACTATGTGAGTCAGATTGACTCGCGTACTTTTAAAATCCTTAAACGCAATTTACCTGGTCCCTATACTTTTATTTTACCTGGAAATAATAACTTACCTACAGTTTTTAAAAAGAAAAAAACGGTAGGGATAAGAGTTCCAGATAATTCTATTGCTACGGGATTAGTTCATGCCTTGGGAAACCCTATCATCTCAACTTCGATAAGAGATGAGGATGAAGTCATTGAATACACAACTGACCCAAGTTTAATTCTTGAAAAGTGGGAAAAACAAGTAGATTATGTGATCGACGGTGGTTACGGTGGCAATATTGCATCAACCATAATTGACTTAACTGGAGACGAACCTATTCTTGTGAGGGAAGGTTTAGGAAGTGTGGATCTGTAG
- a CDS encoding MBL fold metallo-hydrolase, producing the protein MHDTVEKLDTFSRLDALRTAVYGDSVKILHDTFLLKFPKREHRYGNGFAIRHQNRKDLVLIDTVNREHHGELVRFRESGYNIKGLLLTNKNLISQAYTELSDIARELRTEIYIHPLDSPVTNSIDITGYHDFLQEFDLTVFHTPGHTSGSVMIYSGASGALFTGDSAVGSPYESDNYYFERPPITSDESDLALRESWKSISVDFKHLLPLHGKPQFDINPEKRNQILNNLIKTEKTKHL; encoded by the coding sequence ATGCACGACACCGTTGAAAAACTCGACACCTTCAGCAGACTAGACGCCTTGCGCACAGCTGTTTATGGGGATTCTGTGAAGATCCTTCACGACACATTTTTGCTTAAGTTTCCTAAGCGCGAGCACCGTTATGGTAATGGATTTGCCATCCGTCATCAAAATAGAAAAGATTTAGTGCTCATTGATACCGTGAATAGGGAACATCATGGTGAGTTAGTACGCTTTCGCGAAAGCGGATACAACATCAAGGGTCTGCTGTTAACTAATAAAAACTTGATCAGTCAGGCTTATACGGAACTGTCTGATATAGCACGAGAGTTGAGAACTGAGATTTACATACATCCTTTAGACAGTCCTGTTACTAATTCAATAGATATTACTGGATATCATGATTTTTTACAAGAATTTGATCTCACGGTGTTTCACACTCCCGGACATACGAGTGGTTCCGTCATGATCTATTCAGGGGCAAGCGGTGCTTTATTCACAGGCGATAGTGCGGTGGGAAGTCCTTATGAGAGTGATAATTACTACTTTGAAAGACCACCTATTACTAGCGATGAGAGCGATCTAGCACTGAGAGAGAGTTGGAAATCCATATCAGTCGATTTTAAACACCTTTTACCCCTACATGGCAAACCACAATTTGATATCAACCCAGAAAAGCGTAATCAAATTTTAAATAATCTAATTAAAACTGAGAAAACAAAGCATTTATAA
- a CDS encoding DUF2071 domain-containing protein: MNFLKNHPFTVQAHFKSSIVFTYAIKKEELKHLIPQPLTLDTFNDKWGFIAVAMVQTKQLRPKGFPKFMGNDFFLIGYRIFVRYRNQSGKNLRGLYILKSETDKLKMQVMGNLFTHYNYTTTDITIKEDEDSKSIFSKKSNFKVRLRSGGLETELPEYSPFSDWKEARKFAGPLPHTFTIDSRANTILTILGRRKNWKPQPVQVLDSQFMFIEDLKLQSAVLANAFEIKNVDYHWDKGKIERWK; this comes from the coding sequence ATGAATTTTCTAAAAAACCATCCTTTTACAGTTCAGGCTCATTTTAAAAGCTCTATTGTTTTCACCTATGCTATAAAAAAAGAAGAATTAAAGCATTTAATTCCACAGCCACTCACACTAGACACTTTTAATGACAAATGGGGTTTCATTGCTGTGGCTATGGTTCAAACTAAACAACTTAGACCTAAAGGCTTTCCAAAATTTATGGGAAATGACTTCTTCTTGATTGGTTACAGGATTTTTGTGAGGTACAGAAATCAGTCAGGAAAAAACTTGAGGGGCTTGTATATCTTGAAGTCGGAAACTGATAAGTTGAAAATGCAAGTCATGGGTAATCTATTTACCCATTACAACTACACGACGACAGATATCACGATAAAAGAGGATGAAGATTCTAAATCGATCTTTTCAAAGAAATCAAATTTTAAGGTTCGTTTAAGATCGGGTGGACTTGAAACTGAACTTCCAGAGTACTCTCCATTTTCAGACTGGAAAGAAGCACGTAAGTTTGCTGGCCCGTTGCCGCATACTTTTACCATAGATTCTAGGGCCAATACGATACTAACTATATTAGGAAGGCGCAAAAACTGGAAACCGCAACCCGTTCAAGTCTTAGATTCTCAATTCATGTTTATTGAAGACCTCAAACTACAATCTGCAGTCCTTGCAAATGCTTTTGAAATTAAAAATGTGGATTATCATTGGGATAAGGGAAAAATAGAACGCTGGAAATGA
- a CDS encoding aldehyde dehydrogenase — protein sequence MSPEQIHEKQKAFFETRATFNIDYRINALKKLQKTIKASERDIFDALKKDLGKSNYESFLTEVYVILNELDKYIKNTKSYAKPNRVRPSILNFPSTAKIYKEPYGNTLVIAPWNYPFQLALGPVIGAIAAGNTVVLKPSEFVPATSKVLVEIVSESCEADHVSVILGDANVSQKLTALKWDYIFFTGSPKVGKIIYKAAAEHMTPVTLELGGKNPCVIHESANIPVAARRIAWGKFLNAGQTCIAPDYILCHKSVKVEFTEALKKSIIEFYGENPQRSDDYPRIIREEHFENLVGLLKDETVIHGGNHDKDNLYLEPTLVDEPSLNSKVMADEIFGPILPILSYETTEDISNIIKRYPKPLGGYCFTEDKSFASWFIDRFSYGGGVINDSIVQFINERLPFGGVGDGGIGAYHGKKSFETFSHHKSMVHRRTWLDIKIKYPPYNGKLSKIRKMLKWV from the coding sequence ATGTCACCCGAGCAAATTCACGAGAAACAAAAAGCATTTTTTGAAACTAGGGCGACATTTAATATTGACTACAGAATCAATGCATTAAAAAAGCTCCAAAAAACTATAAAAGCTAGTGAGCGCGATATTTTTGATGCGCTCAAAAAGGATCTGGGCAAAAGCAATTACGAGAGCTTCCTCACTGAAGTTTATGTAATTCTAAATGAACTTGATAAATATATTAAAAACACAAAGAGCTACGCAAAACCTAATCGGGTTCGCCCTAGTATCCTCAACTTTCCTTCTACGGCAAAGATTTACAAAGAGCCTTATGGAAACACGCTGGTCATAGCGCCCTGGAATTATCCATTTCAGTTGGCACTGGGTCCCGTAATCGGCGCGATCGCTGCTGGTAATACGGTCGTTTTAAAACCTAGCGAGTTTGTACCCGCCACCTCAAAAGTTCTAGTAGAAATCGTCTCTGAGAGTTGTGAAGCAGATCATGTGAGTGTGATACTGGGCGATGCAAATGTATCTCAAAAACTCACTGCCTTAAAATGGGACTACATCTTTTTCACGGGAAGCCCCAAAGTAGGCAAGATTATCTATAAAGCTGCTGCAGAACACATGACACCGGTGACACTGGAATTGGGCGGCAAAAACCCATGTGTGATTCATGAGAGCGCAAATATACCGGTAGCTGCGAGGCGTATCGCGTGGGGAAAGTTTCTTAATGCAGGACAGACCTGTATCGCGCCTGATTATATACTTTGTCATAAATCGGTCAAAGTCGAGTTTACCGAAGCGCTCAAAAAATCAATAATTGAATTTTATGGAGAAAACCCGCAACGATCTGATGATTATCCACGCATCATAAGGGAGGAACATTTTGAAAATTTGGTGGGACTTTTAAAAGATGAAACAGTTATCCACGGTGGAAATCATGATAAAGATAACCTCTACCTCGAGCCGACTCTGGTAGATGAGCCTAGTCTAAATTCTAAGGTGATGGCAGATGAAATTTTTGGACCTATTTTACCGATTCTTTCCTACGAGACGACTGAGGATATTTCAAATATTATCAAGCGGTATCCCAAACCTCTGGGAGGCTACTGTTTCACTGAGGATAAGTCGTTTGCAAGCTGGTTCATTGATCGTTTTTCCTACGGTGGCGGTGTGATCAACGATAGTATTGTGCAATTTATAAATGAGCGTTTGCCATTCGGCGGTGTGGGAGACGGCGGTATAGGCGCCTATCACGGAAAAAAATCTTTTGAAACTTTCTCACATCACAAAAGTATGGTGCACCGACGCACTTGGCTCGATATCAAAATAAAATATCCGCCTTATAATGGGAAACTCAGCAAAATCCGCAAGATGCTTAAGTGGGTTTGA
- a CDS encoding ABC transporter substrate-binding protein encodes MQTLKIALDWTFNTNHLAFIIAQEQGFYKGEQIEIEFITPDQDNYKITPAKKVENGQAHIALCPLESVLSYQTKANPFPLIAIAAVFNKDLSAIACKKGIAKSPRELDGKSYASYNARYEDAILRQMIKNDGGHGTVRIIFPDKLGIWDTIVNGTADSTWIFTNWEALEAEENGEELELFKMSEYGIPYSYSPVVSANQTHVLENKQLYKDFLKATAQGAAFAKAKPEQSAHILKKYVPNDCKIDLLKSIKLTNEVVPESSDWGKMEIDNVNRFLNWLYEHGLSTSDIETSLLFTNEFLS; translated from the coding sequence ATGCAAACACTCAAAATCGCTTTAGACTGGACTTTTAATACAAATCACCTCGCTTTTATAATTGCTCAAGAACAGGGTTTTTATAAGGGCGAACAAATTGAAATAGAGTTCATTACACCAGATCAAGACAACTATAAAATTACCCCAGCCAAAAAGGTCGAGAATGGTCAAGCACATATTGCTTTGTGCCCGCTGGAAAGTGTTTTATCCTATCAGACTAAGGCAAATCCCTTCCCGCTTATCGCCATAGCTGCCGTGTTCAACAAGGATTTGAGTGCCATCGCCTGTAAAAAAGGAATTGCAAAAAGTCCTAGAGAACTGGATGGTAAATCTTATGCATCCTACAACGCGCGTTATGAAGATGCCATCCTGCGCCAAATGATCAAAAACGATGGCGGTCACGGCACGGTACGCATCATTTTTCCTGATAAACTGGGGATCTGGGACACCATTGTGAATGGTACGGCTGATAGTACCTGGATATTCACAAACTGGGAAGCTCTCGAAGCAGAAGAAAATGGCGAGGAACTGGAGCTTTTTAAAATGAGTGAATATGGGATCCCCTACTCCTATTCACCGGTGGTTTCAGCAAATCAAACTCACGTATTGGAAAATAAACAGCTGTATAAAGATTTTCTAAAGGCTACTGCTCAAGGTGCCGCTTTCGCGAAAGCAAAACCAGAACAATCTGCGCATATTTTAAAAAAGTACGTTCCTAATGACTGTAAAATCGACCTGCTGAAGAGCATCAAGTTAACCAATGAAGTCGTACCAGAATCTTCTGATTGGGGAAAAATGGAGATAGATAATGTCAATCGTTTCTTGAATTGGCTCTATGAACATGGACTCAGTACAAGTGATATAGAAACTTCCCTATTGTTTACTAATGAATTCTTATCCTGA
- a CDS encoding DoxX-like family protein, with product MRKTYLNLFLNILIALVWFVNGLICKILNVVPRHEMIVSELLGNEHSRILTILIGISELIMVGWILSRYRSKWNAISQIVVVMTMNIIEFTIVPELLLWGRWNIVFALIFSGLVYYNEFILNKFENELTR from the coding sequence ATGAGAAAAACCTATTTGAATTTGTTCTTAAATATCCTGATCGCATTGGTTTGGTTTGTAAATGGTTTAATCTGTAAAATTTTGAATGTTGTACCGAGGCATGAAATGATTGTGAGCGAACTATTAGGCAATGAGCATTCTAGGATTTTAACCATACTCATTGGGATTTCAGAATTGATCATGGTTGGCTGGATATTATCTAGATACCGCTCTAAATGGAATGCTATAAGTCAAATCGTGGTAGTGATGACCATGAATATTATTGAATTCACGATAGTTCCAGAACTGCTATTATGGGGGCGGTGGAATATCGTATTTGCATTGATCTTCTCTGGACTTGTTTATTATAATGAGTTTATTCTCAACAAATTTGAAAACGAACTTACACGATGA
- a CDS encoding phosphoenolpyruvate carboxylase produces MQNRTPIDIFEQEVASKYQIFNGIFMTLPFDDISNTGSLLPLFHKICRDGFERGKNPQEIVQYFFQRYMPDAELEERHAMLFRFIQYIERQVVLFDAIEDAAFSKVNNLEGRGTLKNVKEEAEALQKSVDLKQYLNNFKVRPVLTAHPTQFYPDEVLGIINDLSQAVAANDITQIKLLLSQLGKTPFFKKEKPTPYDEAVSLIWYLENVFYHAMGNIYDYVKSNIDPSDDFSNPLVEIGFWPGGDRDGNPFVTNEITLKVALRLRSTVLRNYYRDLRKITRRITFRGVHDRLLALQRKVYQAISVKEKLDFTAGDLIVELQSVKKEVILRHNALFTDLIDKLIHRIQLFGLHFAVLDIRQDSSIHDEAFEKIVNELVKLNQFTDLNLSNYYKLTEKKKINILTQLQNVTQISEIENDSVQRVLGSMQTQQQVQKLNGTRGCNRYIISNSQKISHILEVYAMLRLLMADQPQVHVVPLFETVPDLQNAPEIMDALFANPDYRAHIRHMGDKQDIMLGFSDGTKDGGYLMANWSIYKAKETLTEICRKHGVSVTFFDGRGGPPARGGGQTHQFYASMGSKIESNEIQLTVQGQTISSKFGTLDSCQFNLEQLISSGVTNGVYDAKSNDFSDEAYKTMESLAQTSYKAYQQFKQHPKFLPYLENMSTLKFYAKTNIGSRPSKRGNKKTLEFKDLRAIPFVGSWSQLKQNVPGFYGVGTALEKADKNGEWSSIENLYTNNKFFRTLLFNSMMSITKSFFDLTKYMSHDEEYGEFWNMIFEEYKRSKNYLLRLTGMENLMQNEPVGKASIQQREQIALPLLTIQQYALLNLQKVTGSNDEPLKQTLEKMVTRSLYGNINASRNSA; encoded by the coding sequence ATGCAGAATCGCACTCCCATCGATATTTTTGAACAAGAAGTTGCCTCAAAGTATCAGATTTTCAACGGAATCTTTATGACGCTGCCCTTTGATGACATTTCAAATACGGGTAGTTTACTGCCGCTTTTTCATAAAATTTGTAGGGATGGGTTTGAGCGCGGTAAGAATCCACAGGAGATCGTTCAATATTTTTTTCAACGCTATATGCCTGACGCCGAACTTGAAGAACGGCATGCGATGTTGTTCCGTTTCATTCAGTACATCGAGCGACAAGTGGTATTGTTTGATGCCATTGAAGATGCCGCATTTTCTAAAGTAAACAACCTAGAGGGTAGGGGAACACTCAAAAATGTAAAAGAGGAAGCAGAAGCCCTACAAAAATCTGTGGATCTCAAACAATACCTGAATAATTTTAAAGTACGCCCGGTACTTACAGCGCATCCTACGCAATTTTACCCTGATGAAGTTCTAGGAATTATCAATGACCTTAGTCAAGCTGTTGCCGCAAATGATATCACTCAAATTAAACTGTTGCTATCCCAACTAGGGAAAACACCTTTTTTCAAGAAAGAAAAACCTACGCCTTATGACGAGGCCGTGAGCCTGATCTGGTATCTGGAAAATGTGTTTTATCACGCCATGGGTAATATCTACGATTACGTAAAAAGTAACATCGACCCGTCAGATGATTTTAGCAATCCACTGGTGGAGATCGGTTTCTGGCCGGGTGGAGATCGTGATGGAAATCCTTTTGTCACAAATGAGATCACACTCAAAGTAGCGTTGCGCTTGCGATCTACCGTGCTGCGTAACTACTACCGTGATTTGCGCAAAATTACCCGTAGAATCACCTTTAGAGGAGTACACGATAGACTTTTAGCGTTGCAGCGCAAGGTCTATCAGGCGATATCGGTAAAAGAGAAGCTGGACTTTACAGCAGGAGATTTAATCGTTGAACTTCAGTCCGTAAAAAAAGAAGTAATTCTTAGGCACAACGCACTCTTTACGGATCTGATCGATAAATTGATTCACAGGATCCAGCTTTTTGGGCTTCATTTTGCCGTATTGGACATTAGGCAGGACAGTAGCATTCACGATGAAGCTTTTGAGAAAATCGTAAATGAGTTAGTGAAGCTCAATCAATTTACTGATTTGAACCTAAGCAACTATTACAAGCTAACAGAAAAAAAGAAAATAAATATTCTCACTCAGCTTCAGAACGTGACACAGATTTCTGAAATTGAAAATGATAGTGTGCAACGCGTTTTGGGAAGTATGCAAACGCAGCAGCAGGTTCAAAAATTAAACGGCACACGAGGTTGCAACCGTTATATCATATCAAACAGCCAGAAGATCAGTCATATCCTTGAGGTATATGCAATGTTGCGCTTACTCATGGCAGACCAGCCGCAGGTTCATGTGGTGCCTTTATTTGAAACCGTTCCCGATCTTCAAAATGCACCAGAGATTATGGATGCCTTGTTTGCAAACCCAGATTACAGAGCGCACATAAGACACATGGGCGATAAACAAGACATTATGCTGGGCTTCAGCGATGGAACTAAAGATGGCGGTTATCTTATGGCAAACTGGTCTATATATAAAGCTAAAGAAACACTAACCGAGATCTGTCGCAAGCATGGAGTGAGTGTTACCTTTTTTGATGGCAGGGGAGGACCACCCGCAAGAGGAGGTGGGCAAACACACCAGTTTTATGCCAGTATGGGTTCAAAGATCGAGTCTAATGAAATACAGCTTACTGTACAGGGACAAACCATAAGCAGCAAATTTGGAACGCTAGACAGCTGTCAGTTCAATCTCGAGCAGCTGATCAGTAGTGGCGTTACTAATGGTGTATACGATGCAAAAAGCAATGATTTCTCAGATGAAGCTTATAAAACGATGGAATCACTCGCTCAAACTAGTTATAAAGCTTATCAGCAGTTCAAACAGCATCCCAAATTCTTACCTTATTTGGAAAACATGAGTACGCTGAAATTTTACGCCAAGACTAATATAGGCTCCAGACCGAGTAAAAGAGGGAATAAAAAGACTCTCGAATTTAAAGATTTGAGAGCCATTCCATTTGTAGGATCCTGGAGTCAACTCAAACAAAATGTACCAGGTTTCTACGGCGTGGGAACAGCACTTGAAAAAGCCGATAAAAATGGAGAATGGTCAAGTATAGAAAATCTTTATACAAATAATAAATTCTTCCGTACACTACTGTTTAACAGCATGATGAGTATAACCAAGTCATTCTTTGATTTAACTAAATATATGAGTCACGATGAAGAGTATGGGGAATTTTGGAACATGATATTTGAAGAATATAAACGCTCAAAAAACTACTTGCTCAGGCTCACGGGTATGGAAAATTTAATGCAGAATGAGCCGGTAGGTAAAGCCAGCATCCAGCAGCGAGAACAAATTGCCCTACCGCTACTCACGATACAACAATACGCGCTTTTAAACCTTCAGAAAGTGACTGGTAGTAACGATGAACCTCTTAAGCAGACCTTGGAAAAAATGGTCACGAGATCACTTTATGGGAACATTAACGCCAGCCGAAATTCTGCATGA